A region of Halosolutus amylolyticus DNA encodes the following proteins:
- a CDS encoding DUF7471 family protein: MDYTSPFDVPWLDPQLAPVLIVVIVLAVVGTTVLFFSGVVAYRRRRSTRYLLITIVLGLLVGRSVVGLGTVFGLVPMTVHHLVEHGCDFTIAVLVLYAVYRSGPGTDRVPVSSDE, encoded by the coding sequence ATGGACTACACGAGCCCGTTCGACGTCCCGTGGCTGGATCCACAGCTGGCGCCCGTCCTCATCGTCGTCATCGTCCTCGCCGTCGTCGGGACGACGGTGCTCTTTTTTTCCGGCGTCGTCGCGTACCGGCGGCGACGATCGACCCGGTACCTGCTGATCACGATCGTCCTCGGGCTGCTCGTGGGTCGCTCCGTTGTCGGCCTTGGGACGGTGTTCGGGCTGGTTCCGATGACCGTCCACCACCTCGTCGAGCACGGCTGTGACTTCACGATCGCCGTGCTGGTCCTCTACGCGGTCTACCGGAGCGGGCCGGGGACCGATCGCGTTCCGGTGAGCAGTGACGAGTAG
- a CDS encoding winged helix-turn-helix transcriptional regulator, translating into MSETRRQIRDRIHANAGVHFNELVRRSEFAPGQVQYHVRRLLDADELVRNEFYGQTHYYPPSYDPWERAALALFRRETAREVVVYLIEHEPVDPATVADDLDIARSTLEYHLDRLVEHDVVEKRYDDRNRVSLRLANPDRTAPLLSEVEPTVPDRLVDRFSRLVDGLLENAPEADRATEAD; encoded by the coding sequence ATGAGCGAGACGCGACGACAGATACGCGATCGCATCCACGCGAACGCCGGCGTCCACTTCAACGAACTCGTCCGCCGGTCGGAGTTCGCGCCCGGACAGGTCCAGTACCACGTCCGTCGACTGCTCGACGCGGACGAACTCGTCCGCAACGAGTTCTACGGGCAGACCCACTACTACCCGCCGAGCTACGACCCCTGGGAACGCGCCGCACTCGCGCTGTTCCGGCGCGAAACCGCCCGCGAGGTCGTCGTCTACCTCATCGAACACGAGCCGGTCGACCCCGCTACGGTCGCCGACGACCTCGACATCGCCCGGAGCACGCTCGAGTACCACCTCGACCGACTCGTCGAGCACGACGTCGTCGAGAAACGCTACGACGATCGCAACCGCGTCAGTCTCCGCCTCGCGAACCCCGATCGGACCGCCCCGCTGCTCTCGGAGGTCGAGCCCACGGTTCCCGATCGGCTGGTCGATCGGTTCAGCCGACTCGTCGACGGCCTCCTCGAGAACGCGCCGGAGGCCGACCGAGCCACCGAGGCCGACTGA
- a CDS encoding branched-chain amino acid transaminase — MGFDEMDVDTIWMDGEFVDWDEAQIHVLTHGLHYGTGVFEGARCYDTEQGPAIFRWEEHLDRLFQSAKPYEMDIDFSKEELTEATIELIQRQELPSCYIRPLAFYGYNSLGVSPSDCPTKTAIAVWPWGAYLGEDALENGIEVMVSSWRKHASSQIPTNAKTTGLYVNSMLAGEEARRNGYAEAIVLNKEGDVAEGPGENIFLVRDGELYTPGLSESILDGITRDTVITLAEDLGYTVHDNVSISRGELNTADELFFTGSAAEVTPIRKVDNVVIGNGSRGPITEEIQSKFFEVVERRTDEYDEWFHYV, encoded by the coding sequence ATGGGATTCGACGAGATGGACGTCGACACGATCTGGATGGACGGGGAGTTCGTCGACTGGGACGAGGCACAGATCCACGTGCTCACCCACGGACTCCACTACGGGACGGGCGTCTTCGAGGGCGCGCGGTGTTACGACACCGAGCAGGGCCCCGCGATCTTCCGCTGGGAGGAACACCTCGATCGGCTCTTCCAGTCCGCCAAACCGTACGAGATGGACATCGACTTCTCGAAAGAAGAGCTTACCGAGGCGACGATCGAACTGATCCAGCGCCAGGAACTGCCCTCCTGCTATATCCGGCCGCTCGCGTTCTACGGCTACAACTCGCTGGGCGTGAGCCCGTCGGACTGTCCCACCAAGACGGCGATCGCCGTCTGGCCGTGGGGCGCCTACCTCGGCGAGGACGCCCTGGAGAACGGGATCGAGGTGATGGTCTCCTCGTGGCGGAAACACGCCTCGAGCCAGATCCCGACGAACGCCAAGACCACCGGCCTCTACGTCAACAGCATGCTCGCCGGCGAGGAAGCCCGCCGCAACGGCTACGCGGAGGCGATCGTGCTCAACAAGGAGGGCGACGTCGCGGAAGGCCCCGGTGAGAACATCTTCCTCGTGCGCGACGGCGAACTCTACACGCCCGGGCTCTCGGAGTCCATCCTCGACGGGATCACCCGTGACACCGTGATCACGCTCGCCGAGGACCTCGGCTACACCGTCCACGACAACGTCTCGATCTCCCGTGGCGAACTCAACACGGCCGACGAACTGTTCTTCACCGGCTCCGCCGCCGAGGTGACTCCCATTCGGAAGGTCGACAACGTCGTCATCGGCAACGGCTCTCGCGGCCCGATCACCGAGGAGATCCAGTCCAAGTTCTTCGAGGTCGTCGAGCGCCGCACCGACGAGTACGACGAGTGGTTCCACTACGTCTAA
- a CDS encoding DUF502 domain-containing protein, with translation MASWKRDFASGLIVLGPILITLYVIYWLYGLVAGVTPGLILEADALVPLLPGENMQQTREQLAQLLRVIVALTVFIILTFSVGYLMRTTVGGLAERVVDDVANRVPVVRVVYNASKMAAETAFGEQESLQKPVKIEVWDGLRMTAFKTGKTSQDGREVLFLPTSPNITTGFVIEVESEDITELDEDVEDALTRVLSAGFGDANRGMDAGVSIDVVDEASANSTGNPDKADDD, from the coding sequence ATGGCTTCGTGGAAGCGGGATTTCGCGAGTGGGCTGATCGTCCTCGGCCCGATTCTCATCACCCTCTACGTCATCTACTGGCTCTACGGACTCGTCGCCGGGGTGACGCCGGGACTCATTCTGGAGGCCGACGCGCTCGTGCCGTTGCTTCCCGGGGAGAACATGCAACAGACTCGCGAGCAACTCGCGCAACTGCTCCGTGTTATCGTCGCGCTCACCGTCTTCATCATCCTCACGTTCTCGGTCGGCTACCTGATGCGGACGACGGTCGGCGGCCTCGCCGAACGGGTGGTCGACGACGTCGCCAACCGCGTGCCCGTCGTGCGGGTCGTCTACAACGCCTCGAAGATGGCCGCCGAGACCGCCTTCGGCGAACAGGAGTCGCTCCAGAAGCCGGTCAAGATCGAGGTCTGGGACGGCCTCCGGATGACGGCGTTCAAGACCGGCAAGACGTCACAGGACGGTAGAGAAGTGCTCTTCTTGCCGACGTCGCCGAACATCACGACCGGATTCGTCATCGAAGTCGAGTCCGAGGACATCACCGAACTCGACGAGGACGTCGAGGACGCGCTCACGCGGGTTCTCAGTGCCGGGTTCGGCGACGCGAACCGCGGCATGGACGCCGGCGTCTCGATCGACGTCGTCGACGAAGCGAGCGCGAACTCGACGGGGAACCCGGACAAAGCCGACGACGACTAA
- a CDS encoding proline dehydrogenase family protein — protein MIPPIATRFVAGETPAEALDHVRNLNDRDLKAIVNLLGEHYDDRESARADAAEYRSLAADIAATDLDACISVKPSQLGLDLGADVFREEVTTIVDSAAEEGVFVWIDMEDHTTTDTTLDAFEDLARKHDGGVGVCVQANLKRTRDDVRRLADIPGKVRFVKGAYDEPADVAYKDKATVNREYEALLEYAFEHFDGGIAVGSHDPAMIDRAIDLHEEHGTDFEIQMLMGVRDDAQEELADDYEVWQYAPYGDRWKSYFYRRAMERKENLWFAVRAIVGR, from the coding sequence ATGATCCCGCCGATCGCGACCCGCTTCGTCGCCGGGGAGACGCCGGCCGAAGCTCTCGATCACGTCCGGAACCTGAACGACCGCGACCTCAAGGCGATCGTCAACCTGCTCGGCGAACACTACGACGACCGGGAGTCGGCCCGGGCGGACGCCGCGGAGTACCGATCGCTCGCGGCCGACATCGCGGCGACCGACCTCGACGCCTGCATCTCGGTCAAACCGTCGCAGCTGGGGCTCGATCTCGGAGCGGACGTCTTCCGCGAGGAGGTCACGACGATCGTCGACAGCGCCGCCGAGGAGGGGGTCTTCGTCTGGATCGACATGGAGGATCACACGACGACCGATACGACGCTCGACGCGTTCGAGGATCTCGCCCGGAAGCACGACGGGGGCGTGGGCGTCTGCGTCCAGGCCAACCTCAAACGCACCCGCGACGACGTCAGACGGCTCGCCGACATCCCCGGAAAGGTCCGCTTCGTCAAGGGTGCCTACGATGAACCGGCCGACGTCGCGTACAAAGACAAGGCGACCGTCAACCGCGAGTACGAGGCGCTACTGGAGTACGCGTTCGAGCACTTCGACGGCGGGATCGCGGTCGGCAGTCACGATCCCGCGATGATCGATCGCGCGATCGACCTCCACGAGGAACACGGAACTGACTTCGAGATCCAGATGCTCATGGGGGTTCGCGACGACGCGCAGGAAGAACTCGCCGACGACTACGAGGTCTGGCAGTACGCCCCCTACGGCGATCGCTGGAAGTCGTACTTCTATCGGCGAGCGATGGAGCGAAAGGAGAACCTCTGGTTCGCCGTCCGGGCGATCGTCGGCCGCTAA
- a CDS encoding CDP-2,3-bis-(O-geranylgeranyl)-sn-glycerol synthase → MAVIETIVVAFWAMLPAYVPNNAAVLAGGGRPIDGGRTWGDRRVLGDGKTWRGTAAGIVAGVALAGVLSVLADDVSAAIGIEVPAFEPLAAIGLAAGAMLGDILASFLKRRSGRQRGAMFPGLDQLDFVVVSLPLTALLATDWFREVFTLDVILVVVVLTPVLHVTTNVIAYQLGLKNEPW, encoded by the coding sequence ATGGCAGTGATCGAGACGATCGTCGTCGCCTTCTGGGCGATGTTGCCCGCCTACGTTCCCAACAACGCCGCGGTGCTGGCCGGCGGCGGCCGGCCGATCGACGGCGGACGCACGTGGGGCGACAGGCGGGTTCTCGGGGACGGAAAGACGTGGCGCGGGACGGCCGCGGGCATCGTCGCCGGCGTGGCCCTCGCGGGGGTGCTCTCGGTTCTCGCGGACGACGTCAGCGCCGCGATCGGGATCGAGGTTCCGGCGTTCGAACCGCTCGCCGCGATCGGACTCGCCGCCGGGGCGATGCTGGGAGACATCCTCGCGTCGTTTCTCAAACGCCGATCGGGCCGACAGCGCGGGGCGATGTTCCCCGGACTCGACCAGCTGGACTTCGTCGTCGTGTCGCTCCCGCTGACCGCCCTGCTCGCGACCGACTGGTTCCGCGAGGTGTTCACCCTGGACGTGATCCTCGTCGTCGTCGTGCTCACGCCGGTCCTGCACGTGACGACGAACGTGATCGCGTACCAGCTGGGACTGAAGAACGAGCCCTGGTGA
- a CDS encoding 4a-hydroxytetrahydrobiopterin dehydratase, translating to MSEPALADRECIACTSDDDPLDGTELDEFYEDLDADVWDVVDDHHLEGTYEFDDFRDALEFTKEVGELAEEEWHHPDVHLSWGEVVIEMWTHKIDGLFQTDFIMAARMDRIYEEYAPAE from the coding sequence ATGAGCGAACCAGCACTCGCCGACCGGGAGTGTATCGCCTGTACGAGCGACGACGATCCGCTGGATGGGACGGAACTCGACGAGTTCTACGAGGATCTCGACGCCGACGTCTGGGACGTCGTCGACGACCACCACCTCGAGGGGACCTACGAGTTCGACGACTTCCGCGACGCACTCGAGTTCACGAAGGAAGTGGGCGAACTGGCCGAGGAGGAGTGGCACCACCCCGACGTCCACCTCTCGTGGGGCGAAGTCGTGATCGAGATGTGGACCCACAAGATCGACGGGTTGTTCCAGACCGACTTCATCATGGCCGCACGAATGGACCGGATCTACGAGGAGTACGCGCCGGCGGAGTAG
- a CDS encoding alpha/beta hydrolase → MTETPPGDSQAIDRARAAAEPHPEAQAVLDALEAMDAPSFADLTPEQARETMAAMFDRESDIAVARVEDRRIDGPAGEIPIRIHDPEPDRADGSRPAICYFHGGGWVVGSIDAADATCRKLATETGYPVVSVGYRLAPEHPFPAGLEDCYAALEWAADGVDDLGGDPDRLVLAGDSAGGTLATATSLLSARRDGPSVVYQVLFYPATGDATGTDSYEAFGDGYLLSTEESAWFRDHYFEREIDEANVFAAPRLASDRLLSALPPATIVTAGFDPLRDDGAAYADRLADAGVPVTYRNYPDMIHGFAGMLEPPVELEVAHEAHADVVTDLHDALE, encoded by the coding sequence ATGACCGAGACGCCACCGGGCGACTCGCAGGCGATCGATCGGGCGCGGGCTGCGGCCGAACCACATCCCGAGGCTCAGGCCGTCCTCGACGCGCTCGAGGCAATGGACGCGCCGTCGTTCGCCGACCTCACGCCGGAACAGGCACGAGAGACTATGGCGGCGATGTTCGATCGCGAGTCCGACATCGCGGTCGCGCGCGTCGAGGACCGCCGGATCGACGGGCCGGCCGGCGAGATCCCGATCCGGATCCACGATCCCGAACCCGATCGGGCCGACGGCTCGCGGCCGGCGATCTGCTATTTCCACGGCGGTGGCTGGGTCGTGGGGAGCATCGACGCCGCCGACGCGACGTGTCGCAAACTCGCGACCGAGACCGGCTACCCGGTCGTCAGCGTGGGCTATCGGCTCGCCCCCGAACACCCGTTCCCGGCGGGCCTGGAGGACTGCTATGCCGCGCTCGAGTGGGCCGCCGACGGCGTCGACGACCTCGGTGGCGACCCCGACCGCCTCGTCCTCGCGGGCGACAGCGCGGGCGGGACCCTCGCGACGGCGACGAGCCTGCTTTCGGCCCGCCGCGACGGCCCGTCGGTCGTCTACCAGGTGCTCTTCTACCCCGCGACGGGCGACGCGACGGGGACCGACTCCTACGAGGCGTTCGGCGACGGCTACCTGCTCTCGACCGAGGAGAGCGCGTGGTTCCGGGACCACTACTTCGAGCGCGAGATCGACGAGGCCAACGTCTTCGCCGCGCCGCGACTCGCGAGCGATCGCCTGCTCTCGGCGCTCCCGCCGGCGACGATCGTCACCGCGGGGTTCGATCCGCTGCGAGACGATGGAGCCGCATACGCCGATCGGCTCGCGGACGCGGGCGTCCCGGTCACGTACCGGAACTACCCGGATATGATTCACGGCTTCGCGGGGATGCTCGAACCGCCGGTCGAGCTCGAAGTGGCCCACGAGGCCCACGCCGACGTGGTGACGGATCTACACGACGCGCTCGAATGA
- the pyrE gene encoding orotate phosphoribosyltransferase produces MTNQELIDALRAAEAVKFGEFELSHGGTSEYYVDKYLFETDPRCLEAIADAFAARLDADDKLGGVALGGVPLAAATSVAADVPYVIARKQRKEYGTANLIEGRLEESEEVVVVEDIVTTGTSLVDAVEALREAGATVDRALVVVDRQEGGRENVEDADVEMEALVTAEELLADRD; encoded by the coding sequence ATGACGAACCAGGAACTCATCGACGCGCTCCGCGCGGCGGAGGCCGTCAAATTCGGCGAGTTCGAACTGTCCCACGGTGGCACGAGCGAGTACTACGTCGACAAGTACCTCTTCGAGACCGACCCGCGCTGTCTCGAGGCGATCGCCGACGCGTTCGCCGCCCGACTCGACGCGGACGACAAACTCGGCGGCGTCGCGCTCGGCGGCGTCCCGCTCGCGGCCGCGACCAGCGTCGCCGCGGACGTTCCCTACGTCATCGCGCGCAAACAGCGCAAGGAGTACGGCACTGCGAACCTGATCGAGGGCCGCCTCGAGGAGAGCGAGGAGGTCGTCGTCGTCGAGGACATCGTCACGACGGGGACGAGCCTCGTCGACGCCGTCGAGGCGCTTCGCGAGGCCGGCGCGACGGTCGACCGGGCGCTGGTCGTCGTCGATCGCCAGGAAGGGGGCCGCGAGAACGTCGAAGACGCCGACGTCGAGATGGAGGCGCTGGTGACGGCCGAGGAGTTGCTGGCCGATCGGGACTAG
- a CDS encoding NUDIX hydrolase has translation MALGVDPGVPREQQTLRLPESKLASLREWAIEGTGLTAAARVTDPDDRIALVKNRWSDGWILPGGGVEPGGDPIDAARREVREETGLAATIGDPLLLVDQTYVSRRDGEERFSGQYVVYSARAGGTIPDADDLGETDDEISAAQWFDALPDDLHDGDLLRPYL, from the coding sequence ATGGCTCTCGGAGTCGATCCCGGCGTCCCTCGGGAGCAGCAGACGCTCCGGCTCCCCGAGTCGAAACTCGCGTCGCTTCGCGAGTGGGCGATCGAGGGCACCGGACTGACGGCCGCGGCGCGCGTGACCGATCCCGACGACCGGATCGCGCTCGTGAAGAACCGCTGGTCCGACGGCTGGATCCTGCCCGGCGGCGGCGTCGAACCCGGCGGAGACCCGATCGACGCGGCCCGACGCGAAGTGCGCGAAGAGACGGGATTAGCGGCGACGATCGGCGATCCGCTCCTCCTGGTCGATCAGACGTACGTCTCGAGACGCGACGGCGAAGAGCGGTTTTCGGGCCAGTACGTCGTCTACTCGGCCCGCGCCGGAGGGACGATTCCCGACGCTGACGACCTGGGCGAGACGGACGACGAAATCTCCGCGGCCCAGTGGTTCGACGCACTTCCCGACGACCTCCACGACGGGGACCTGCTCCGGCCGTACCTTTAA
- a CDS encoding class II aldolase/adducin family protein produces MILESERRLVVDRASDLATLTPGRTGNLSVRDGTPDDGDAFAITPTGVPYDSFDVDDVPVVGVDGERRDGRMAPSSEVPMHAAIYRREDVGAIVHTHSPWSTAMAIAHEPLPPIHYMIVAVGKRVPVAEYAPYGTDELAANIVTAMAEADATASFIENHGLVVTAPDLETALENTTHVESLARLYLQTRSAGLEPETLSDAQLETVIEKFESYGQ; encoded by the coding sequence GTGATCCTCGAGTCCGAACGACGGCTCGTCGTCGATCGCGCCTCGGATCTCGCGACCCTGACGCCCGGTCGAACGGGGAACCTCAGCGTTCGCGACGGGACACCCGACGACGGCGACGCCTTCGCGATCACGCCGACGGGAGTGCCCTACGACAGCTTCGACGTCGACGACGTCCCCGTCGTCGGGGTCGACGGCGAGCGACGCGACGGCCGGATGGCCCCCAGCAGCGAGGTGCCGATGCACGCCGCCATCTACCGCCGCGAGGACGTCGGTGCGATCGTCCACACCCACTCGCCGTGGTCGACGGCGATGGCGATCGCTCACGAGCCGCTCCCGCCGATCCACTACATGATCGTCGCGGTCGGCAAGCGGGTTCCGGTCGCCGAATACGCGCCCTACGGAACCGACGAACTCGCGGCGAACATCGTAACCGCGATGGCCGAGGCGGACGCGACCGCCTCGTTCATCGAGAACCACGGCCTCGTCGTCACCGCCCCCGATCTCGAGACCGCACTCGAGAACACGACCCACGTCGAGAGCCTCGCGCGACTCTATCTGCAGACCCGATCGGCCGGCCTCGAACCGGAGACGCTCTCGGACGCACAACTCGAGACGGTGATCGAGAAGTTCGAATCGTACGGGCAGTGA
- a CDS encoding HAD family hydrolase: MTTKAVLFDLDDTLYPYPPCKEAGIDAARETARELGYEFDRESFDEFYQRGRREVKRELSGTAATHERFLYFKRALEQRTGEPNPGDALALGEAFWSAYVDEMELFPGVEETLATLQAAGLDVAIVTNLTTRIQLEKVDRLGLEPDIDLLLTSEETGREKPGSVMFTLPLARLDRRASEAVMVGDDARADVVGANAVGLETVLFNADPDDPLEGRRKPDHRIDAFEELTEVVL, translated from the coding sequence ATGACCACGAAGGCCGTGTTGTTCGACCTCGACGACACGCTCTACCCGTACCCGCCGTGCAAGGAGGCAGGTATCGACGCGGCTCGGGAGACGGCCCGCGAACTGGGCTACGAGTTCGATCGCGAGTCGTTCGACGAGTTCTACCAGCGGGGACGCCGGGAGGTCAAGCGCGAACTCTCCGGGACGGCGGCGACCCACGAGCGTTTCCTGTACTTCAAGCGCGCGCTCGAACAGCGGACGGGCGAACCGAACCCCGGTGACGCACTGGCGCTGGGCGAGGCGTTCTGGAGCGCCTACGTCGACGAGATGGAACTCTTCCCGGGCGTCGAGGAGACGCTCGCCACGCTCCAGGCGGCGGGGCTCGACGTCGCCATCGTGACCAACCTCACGACGCGCATCCAGCTGGAGAAAGTCGATCGGCTCGGACTCGAGCCCGACATCGATCTCCTGCTCACGTCGGAGGAGACGGGCCGGGAGAAGCCGGGGTCGGTCATGTTTACGCTCCCGCTGGCGCGGCTCGACCGGCGGGCGTCCGAGGCGGTGATGGTCGGCGACGACGCCAGGGCCGACGTCGTGGGTGCAAACGCCGTCGGTCTCGAGACGGTGCTGTTCAACGCCGATCCCGACGACCCGCTCGAGGGGCGGCGAAAACCCGACCACAGGATAGATGCGTTCGAGGAACTAACGGAGGTGGTACTGTGA
- a CDS encoding ester cyclase, giving the protein MTEISALVRRDPEEIWTEGNLDTIDEIFAEEFVLHDPSTDDEPRGRDDYRDYVETYREAFPDVEYEVETVIVEDETAAVRYTACGTHEGEFMGLEPTGDRVSVSGMEMYRVEDGRIVELWTSYDALGLFQELGVLPPIEDLGESGLD; this is encoded by the coding sequence ATGACTGAAATCAGCGCACTCGTTCGGCGCGATCCGGAGGAGATCTGGACCGAAGGGAACCTCGACACGATCGACGAGATCTTCGCGGAAGAGTTCGTCCTGCACGATCCGTCGACGGACGACGAACCGCGAGGCCGTGACGACTACAGGGACTACGTCGAGACCTACCGGGAGGCGTTTCCCGACGTGGAGTACGAGGTCGAAACCGTGATCGTCGAGGACGAGACCGCCGCCGTCCGATACACCGCATGTGGTACTCACGAGGGCGAGTTTATGGGACTCGAGCCGACCGGCGATCGCGTGTCGGTCTCGGGGATGGAGATGTACCGCGTCGAAGACGGGCGGATCGTCGAACTGTGGACGAGCTACGACGCGCTCGGCCTGTTCCAGGAACTCGGCGTCCTCCCGCCGATCGAGGACCTGGGCGAGTCGGGGCTAGACTGA
- a CDS encoding DUF7322 domain-containing protein — MLLVFRGQWLVGGGLAIGGLLALALAVVSYRRYRDRE, encoded by the coding sequence ATGCTCCTCGTGTTCCGGGGCCAGTGGCTCGTCGGCGGCGGCCTCGCGATCGGCGGCCTTCTCGCGCTCGCACTGGCAGTGGTGAGTTACCGACGATATCGGGACCGGGAGTGA
- the thrS gene encoding threonine--tRNA ligase, whose translation MSESDSQEQIAVVLPDGSELDVDPDATVEDCAYEIGPGLGSDTVAGKLDGDLVAKEEPVYDGAELEIVTDGSEEYLDVMRHSAAHCLAQAVERHYDDVDLAIGPPTNEGFYYDFDNLDVDEEDLAHLESEIEELIEADYDIEREEVSIEEAEERLADEPYKLELLAEFADENDTVTFYSQGEWEDLCAGPHVDSTGEIGVVELLEIAGAYWRGDEDNPMQTRIYGTAFEDESDLEAFLERKREAEKRDHRRIGSEMDLFSIQDVTGPGLPLYHPAGKTVLKELEAFVENLNEEAGYDYVETPHVFKTDLWHRSGHYENYADDMFIFDVGDDEFGLKPMNCPGHAAIFQDHSWSYRDLPIRYAENGKVYRKEQRGELSGLSRVWAFTIDDGHLFIRPDQIEREVEEIMDMITDVLETFDLEYEMALATRPEKSVGSDEIWEKAEAQLESVLEAHGHEYEIEEGDGAFYGPKIDFAFEDAIGRSWDGPTVQLDFNMPERFDLSYVGEDNEEHRPVMIHRALYGSYERFFMMLIEHYEGRFPLWLAPEQVRVLPISDDNLGYAHRVANEFDDFRVEVDDRDSTLERKIRAAHDDRVPYQIIVGDNEEEAGNISVRDRFEDQEYDVAIDEFRAHLEAERDEQRTEPDFLQD comes from the coding sequence ATGTCAGAATCAGACTCACAGGAGCAGATCGCGGTCGTACTGCCAGACGGATCCGAACTCGACGTCGACCCAGACGCGACGGTCGAGGACTGTGCCTACGAGATCGGGCCCGGCCTCGGGAGCGACACCGTCGCCGGCAAACTCGACGGCGACCTCGTCGCCAAAGAGGAACCCGTCTACGACGGCGCCGAACTCGAGATCGTCACCGACGGCAGCGAGGAGTACCTCGACGTGATGCGCCACTCCGCGGCCCACTGTCTCGCCCAGGCCGTCGAGCGCCACTACGACGACGTCGACCTCGCGATCGGCCCGCCGACCAACGAGGGGTTCTACTACGACTTCGACAACTTAGACGTCGACGAGGAGGACCTCGCGCACCTCGAGAGCGAGATCGAGGAGCTCATCGAGGCTGACTACGACATCGAACGCGAGGAGGTCTCGATCGAGGAGGCCGAGGAGCGACTCGCCGACGAGCCCTACAAACTCGAACTCTTAGCGGAGTTCGCCGACGAGAACGACACCGTCACGTTCTACAGCCAGGGCGAGTGGGAGGACCTCTGTGCCGGCCCGCACGTCGATTCGACGGGCGAGATCGGCGTCGTCGAACTGCTCGAGATCGCCGGCGCCTACTGGCGCGGCGACGAGGACAACCCGATGCAGACGCGTATCTACGGGACGGCCTTCGAGGACGAGAGCGACCTCGAGGCGTTCTTAGAGCGCAAGCGCGAGGCCGAGAAACGCGATCACCGCCGCATCGGATCGGAGATGGACCTCTTCTCCATCCAGGACGTGACGGGGCCGGGCCTGCCGCTCTATCACCCCGCCGGGAAGACCGTCCTGAAGGAACTCGAGGCCTTCGTCGAGAATCTCAACGAAGAGGCGGGCTACGACTACGTCGAGACCCCCCACGTCTTCAAGACGGACCTCTGGCACCGATCGGGCCACTACGAGAACTACGCCGACGACATGTTCATCTTCGACGTCGGCGACGACGAGTTCGGCCTGAAGCCGATGAACTGCCCCGGCCACGCCGCCATCTTCCAGGACCACTCCTGGAGCTACCGCGACCTGCCGATCCGGTACGCCGAGAACGGGAAGGTATACCGGAAGGAGCAACGCGGCGAACTCTCCGGACTCTCGCGCGTCTGGGCGTTCACGATCGACGACGGCCACCTGTTCATCCGCCCCGACCAGATCGAGCGCGAGGTCGAGGAGATCATGGACATGATCACGGACGTCCTCGAAACGTTCGACCTGGAGTACGAGATGGCGCTGGCCACGCGGCCCGAGAAGTCGGTCGGCTCCGACGAGATCTGGGAGAAAGCCGAGGCCCAACTCGAGAGCGTGCTCGAGGCCCACGGCCACGAGTACGAGATCGAGGAGGGCGACGGCGCGTTCTACGGCCCGAAGATCGACTTCGCGTTCGAGGACGCGATCGGCCGCTCGTGGGACGGCCCGACGGTCCAACTCGACTTCAACATGCCCGAGCGGTTCGACCTGAGCTACGTGGGCGAAGACAACGAGGAGCACCGCCCGGTCATGATCCACCGCGCGCTGTACGGCAGCTACGAGCGGTTCTTCATGATGCTCATCGAGCACTACGAGGGGCGGTTCCCGCTGTGGCTGGCTCCCGAACAGGTCCGCGTGCTGCCGATCTCCGACGACAACCTCGGCTACGCCCACCGCGTCGCGAACGAGTTCGACGACTTCCGCGTCGAGGTCGACGACCGCGACTCCACCCTCGAACGGAAGATCCGCGCGGCCCACGACGATCGGGTCCCGTACCAGATCATCGTCGGCGACAACGAGGAGGAGGCCGGCAACATCTCCGTCCGCGATCGCTTCGAGGACCAGGAGTACGACGTCGCGATCGACGAGTTCCGGGCGCACCTCGAAGCGGAGCGCGACGAACAGCGGACGGAACCTGACTTCCTGCAGGACTGA